From the genome of Nicotiana sylvestris chromosome 2, ASM39365v2, whole genome shotgun sequence, one region includes:
- the LOC104244913 gene encoding phosphoglycerate mutase-like protein AT74 produces the protein MGNAINSGTNKREKQRQLPKRLILVRHGESEGNLDKNVYAITPDHRVQLTQKGKEQAKKSGEIIRGVVCDKGNCSSKVYFYVSPFLRTRETLKEIGAAFCSSEIVGVREECRLREMDYAKFKNTEKMEEYKKEREKYGKFFYRFPGGESAADVYDRVSGFIDSLWSDIDMDMIPYGANEDLNVVVISHGLTIRVLLMRIFRWTPEQVDNLISPKNAEVRIMELGHEGEYSLALHHDDETLVKWGLSAEMIVDQKLRAYGPMVDLDKCFFSRYFDCLADK, from the exons ATGGGAAATGCAATTAACAGCGGAACTAACAAAAGGGAAAAGCAAAGGCAGTTGCCTAAGAGGCTCATACTGGTGCGGCATGGTGAGAGTGAGGGGAACTTAGACAAAAATGTGTACGCCATCACACCTGACCATAGAGTCCAACTCACACAGAAAGGCAAAGAGCAAGCCAAAAAGTCCGGGGAGATTATCCGCGGCGTGGTTTGTGACAAAGGAAACTGCAGTAGTAAGGTCTATTTCTATGTATCTCCATTTTTGCGTACCCGGGAAACACTGAAAGAGATAGGCGCTGCGTTTTGCAGCAGCGAGATCGTGGGGGTAAGAGAAGAATGCAGGTTGAGAGAAATGGACTATGCCAAATTTAAGAATACAGAGAAGATGGAGGAGTATAAGAAGGAAAGAGAGAAATATGGAAAGTTCTTCTACCGATTTCCCGGTGGAGAATCGGCCGCCGATGTGTATGACCGGGTTTCAG GTTTTATCGATTCTTTATGGAGTGACATAGACATGGACATGATTCCCTATGGTGCTAACGAGGACCTAAATGTTGTTGTAATCAGTCATGGATTGACCATTCGAGTGTTGCTCATGAGAATATTCAGATGGACGCCAGAACAAGTTGATAATTTAATAAGTCCCAAAAATGCCGAGGTTCGAATTATGGAGTTAGGGCATGAAGGTGAGTACAGCCTTGCGTTACATCATGATGATGAAACCTTAGTGAAATGGGGACTTTCTGCTGAAATGATTGTTGATCAAAAGTTGAGGGCTTACGGTCCTATGGTTGACCTTGACAAGTGCTTCTTCAGTCGTTACTTTGACTGTCTGGCCGACAAATAA
- the LOC104244914 gene encoding NAD(P)H-quinone oxidoreductase subunit U, chloroplastic has product MATRYISSQNFLSSPTITNHSSNNIPVITSIPYFGNSTKQIRKLFLVQNSGSSDASIETATATTNEISSVELPPGPPSIISALNVEKALLGIAITDIDHYDRLGLPRKCSYNEVPVAYKKKVEEVINEGLEEEDLNKKLELLKESYSILSTPEERRLYDWSLVRSEAPDKYKWPFEVDKTPMSTGTPPPQEPEDVEPTRLVGYFFLGWFVLAAVLSIAFNR; this is encoded by the exons ATGGCAACTCGCTACATTTCCAGCCAAAATTTCCTATCATCTCCAACAATTACAAATCATTCTAGTAACAATATACCTGTAATTACCTCTATTCCTTATTTTGGTAATTCCACCAAACAGATTAGAAAATTGTTTCTCGTTCAAAACTCCGGCAGCAGCGATGCATCCATTGAAACCGCTACAGCAACAACTAATGAAATCTCATCTGTTGAACTTCCACCTGGACCACCTTCTATAATCTCAGCTCTTAATGTTGAAAAAGCTCTTCTTGGCATAG CAATAACAGATATTGATCACTATGACAGACTTGGACTTCCAAGAAAATGTTCATACAATGAG GTACCAGTTGCGTACAAGAAGAAAGTTGAAGAAGTTATTAATGAGGGATTGGAAGAAGAGGATCTTAACAAGAAGCTTGAGCTCctaaaa GAATCATATTCAATTTTGTCAACACCAGAGGAGAGAAGGCTGTATGATTGGAGCTTGGTAAGGAGTGAGGCACCGGATAAGTACAAGTGGCCTTTTGAGGTTGATAAAACTCCAATGTCTACAGGAACTCCTCCTCCACAG GAACCCGAGGATGTGGAGCCAACCAGATTGGTGGGATATTTCTTTTTAGGTTGGTTTGTGCTGGCTGCCGTGTTATCTATTGCCTTTAATCGTTAG